CATGGATGAAGTTATGGAAAACTCCGTCCGTTTCCTCTTTTATAAGAGATTCTGGGATAATGAACTTGGATTCTTTGATGATGTCCGTATAAGCTTCGTCGATCGCTTTTTTCTTAAGCGCCGAAACGAAGATTTCTTCCAATTGTTTTTTGGTTTTGTCCTTTAACTCTTGTAAGTTTGCAGAACCGTCCACCTCGGAAGCAAAATCATCATTGATATCAGGGTAAGTGACTTTGTAAATCGCAGTCACTTTTACGATGTAAATCAATGTTTTGCCAGCGGACTCGGGGGACTGAGGGAAAGAATCAGGATAACGGAAGTTAAACTCTTTTTCATCGTTCATCTTCATTCCCAAAAGATTGTCTTCGAAACCAGGAGGATTTTGGGTCGCCCCCATTTGAAATTTGCCGGTTTGGTATGCGTCAGGAAAATCTTTTCCTTCTTCTTTGAACTTATAATTGATTTCCAATAAATCGGTAGCTTCGACTTTATCGCCCTCTTCTTTGAGGCTGTTGCGAGCTAGGTTTTTTTGCATTCCTTCCAATTCTTTCTGGATGTCTGCATCCGCTATTTTGATTTCTTTCGGTTGGATCTTGATTTTTTTGAGTTTGGGAAGTGTTACTTCCGGTTTTGTGTCGTAAGTCGCCTTCGCTTTAGCGCCGGTTTTACGATCAAAACTCTCCACTTGAAATTGAGGGATGCGAATCGGTTTGTGTTCCAATTTGTCGAACAAGTCCGCCATCGCTTGGTTTAACATAACATTGGCGGCGTCGTCTATTACGGAATCACCCAATACTTTTTCCACCATGTCAAGCGGAGCTTTGCCGGGGCGAAATCCCGGGATCTTGACTTTTTCTTTCGCTCTTTCGTAAGCTTTTTTATAAGCAACTTCTACCTCGGCGGCATTGAAGGTAATGGTTAAATCGCAAGATGCGTTGTTGTTTTTCTTTGCAGTAAATTCCATGCTAATTCCAATATAAAAAATTTCAAGAATGGGGGAGGAGAATCAAGAGCCACAATAGTCAGAAGTAAGGAGGGGATCTTTTTGTCTTCTGCCTCTGTCTAGACCTCTGTTAGCGGGAAACGGGACTTGAACCCGCGACCCTCTCCTTGGCAAGGAGATGCTCTACCGCTGAGCTATTCCCGCGAGAGGTTTGAGTAACACCATGATTTTTTGAAACAGTTCTTTCGCAAGGAAAAAAGAAAGAAAGTCTAGTGATGCCAAGTTTGTTTTGTCCATGCTTGGTCCCAGAACATCCATTCGTAATGAACGCTTTTTTCAAAGGCAAGTATGGCTTTTTCCCTGGTTCCCGCGTCCGTTTGGTCCGCCCATTTTTGCAATAACGCCAAAAGATTTTTCATATATTCGTTGAATCCGGGATCGGAATACATACGAAGCCAGTCTCCATAAGGATGATCATTTGGGATCGTTCCCATCTTTTGCAATAAGTGCTGTCCGAGCTCGATATAAAGCCAAGGACAAGGTGCAATGGCGGATAAACCTTCAACCGAACTTCCTTTCAGTGCCGCGGATACCATATGATTTTGATAGGCCAAATTATTGGGGGTTGGTTCCGTATCTGCGATTGTCTTCGCATCATATCCCAATTTTTTTCCATAATTCAAATGCAATTCGTTTTCTACAACAAGTGACATTCTCGCGGCGTCAATCAGCCAAAGTTTATCTTTCGGATCACTTGCCTTTGTGGAAAGAATGGCGCAAGCATCGGAAAAAGATTCCAGATACTTTGCATCCTGAATCTGATAAAACCGAAAGGTTTCGGAAGCAAGACTGCCGTCCGCAAGTGCAACCACGAACGGATGAATGAAGGAGGCACCGAATGCATCTTTCGCTTTTTCTTTGCATGCCTTTGCAAAAGGAGGAATAGGAAAAGGTTCTGACATAATAGTCGATAGAATGAATCGAAAAGAGAGGCTGTCAACCGGTTTTAAGGGGACGGGGGATGGCCCGGATGACGGGGGTTAGATGGAGAAGGAATATAGTACCCCGCCCGATTGAGGGTGGGGTACTGGACCCGCCACCCAATGTGCTCCATTTAGCACGCATCAGTTGAATTTGCAAATACAAACGGAAATCTATTGATTTTTTTCGAAATTTGTTCGCCTTTTTGCCCGAATTCGCATCTGCTTTTCAGCGAAACCCCGAATGAATTTACTTTTCCGCCAATTTTTTCAAATAAGGGTAAACCGTTTCTGCTACAAGTTTATGCCCCTCCGAAGTAGGATGAATTCCGTCTTTTTGATTTAACTTCCGTATGGTGGCAACTTTCTCCAATAAAAACGGGATAAAACTCAAGTCCTCTTCCTTTGCCAGATCGGGATAAATCGAATCGAATTCTGCTGCATATTTTTTTCCCAAATTCGGAGTGGCACGCATACCAACGAGCAAAATCTTACAATCCGGATAAGAAGATTTCACCTTTTGAATCATCGATTTTAAATTGGACCTTGTGATTTTGGGAGAAATACCGCGTAACATGTCATTGGCGCCAAGCTCCAATACGAAAATATCCGGCTTCTGACTCAACACCCAATCAATCCTGCCCAATCCTCCACTCGTAGTATCACCCGAGACACCTGCGTTTGTTATCTGGTAATGAAACCCTTCCTTTTTCAAACGACTGACTACCAAATGAGGCCATGCCTCTTCATAATCAAGCAGCCCGTAACCTGCCGTAAGAGAATCCCCGAAAAAAATAATTCTAGGTTCCGTAGGACTGGATTCCTGTTTGGCGGTTTCGCTCTCTGTTTCTTTGGAAGAATCGGAGCAGGATAAAAAAACGGAGGAAAAAAGCAGAATCAAAAATAGCTTCATAGTTTCGATATTTCCAACGGAAGAAAAATTGTCTATTGAGAAAACATAGTAGTATTCACCACAGAATGTATTTCCCGGAAGATAGATAAAAATATCATTTAACGTATGTTTGTCTGTTTCGTATAGCGAAATTCACTATATAACAAAATCATAAGAATTGCCCTTGACCCACAAAAGATCCTCATATTCTGTCTAAATGGAACAGTGAAGTTTTTTATGCGAAAGTTAAGCCTTATATTATTGGCTTTGATTTTATCTTCTGGGTGTTCGTTGAAATTAAAACGCTCCCCTTGGGAATTTATCTCCCTCAGCAATTTTTTAAAACAATTCTTAGGATGGGATCGTTATTCCATCGGAGGAACTGCAAAGAACATCCTGGGAAAAAATCTAAAAATTCAAATCGAAACAAGAGCCAACTTCGATACAAGTCCGGTGATAGAATCTCTGGAGATTGTTTCTTCCGGCTCCTTTCATTTTGACAAAAGTTATTCCGATCGCACCACTTATAAAATTTCCCTGATAGCCTCTCCTTCCGATCCGACTCAAGTTTGTGAAGTGACGGGAAGCGAAGGCATGATCAACGGCTCCAATGTTACATCGGTTGGAGTCGAATGCGGGGAAGCGATTTACGTGCAAACCCCGGTTTTTTCTCCACCACCTAGCGAATATTACTTGGCCCAGTCCGTTCAAATCACAAGTGCAACGGACGGAGCAAAAATATATTATTCACTAAACGGAATTTCACCCGATTGTTCGGGAAGCAACGGAACGGTTTATTCGGGCTCCGTTTCTCTCGCGGCGCCTACGGCACCTCCTACAATCGAATCACATGACTTGCGGGCAATTGCCTGTAAGGCGGACAAATCTTCTTTTACACAAAGAGGGGATTATACGATTACAAACGGATTATTAGGAACTCCCAATTTCAATATTCCGCCGGGAACTTACACAACCGCTCAATCATTGACAATGACTCCACCGGGAAGTCCTATCGGGATCGCAATTCATTATACAACGGACAATTCCGCACCGACTTGCACTAGCACTTCAGGAACTTCCGTGGCAATTTCCGCATCAACAACAATAAGAGCTATTTCCTGTTTGGCGGGATATACCAGATCATCGGAAACAAGCGGATATTACGAAATTACAGGTACAGTAGCAGCGCCTAATTTCAGTATGTCGGGAGGAACTTATTACAATGATCAAACGCTTACTCTCTCCTCCCCTACAAGCGGTGCGTCCATTAGATACAACCTAACAATCGGAAGCACTCCCTCCAATCCGGACTGTTCCAGCTCGACGCTTTATACGACACCACTTACAATCAATCAGGATGATACGAGAATCGTCGCAATTGCATGCCGGTCCGGATGGGCGGATTCCACATTTTCTTCCCAAACCTACCGGTTGACTGTGGCCGATCCCATACTAAGCCCTGTTAGTGGAGATTATTCTTCCAACATTTCGGTTTCCGCTTCCACAACCACATCGGGAGCGAACATCCATTACAGAGTCGGGGCGAGTGCCTCTTGTTCCGATTCTACAACCGCACCTTCCCTTAACATCACCGGCTCGGAAACGATAAACAATGTTTATTCGATTGCCTGTAAATCGAATTACACGAGTTCTGCGATCATTTCGGGAATTTATACCATGACAGGTACGTTACCAACCCCTGTTTTTTCCTTAGCTGCAGGTGCCTACGGAGGAAGTCAGTCCGTAACGGTTTCCGCGGGAGCGGGCAGTCCTTCCGGAACCAGTATCCATTACACTACCGATGGCTCGGGACCTACTTGTGCCAGTGCCACATCGCCTAACCCCATTACAGTTGCAGCAAGTTCTACTATCATCGCAATCGCTTGCAAATCCTCACCTGCCTGGATTTCCTCTTCTGTCGTAAGCGCAAGTTATACGATCAACGGACAATTGACCGCGCCGAGTTTTTCCGCAAACCCGGGCCTTGTCTCCGGAATATATGAAAACGAACAAACAATTACTATCAGCTCCGATCCGGGAACAACAATCTACTATACGGTAGGAAACGGATCTCACACTCCTCCTACTTGCGGTACGGGAAGCGTAGGAACCAGCGCAACCATTTCCGCTAACACAAATAACGTGATAAAGGCGATCGCCTGCCGGGCAAGTTACACGGACTCTAATGTTTCCACTTCGGTCTCTTATAATTTAAAGGCAAATATACCTTCCCCTTCCGTATCTTCCGGTGTTTATCAAATCGCGCAAAACATTGGTTTCAGCTCGACCACTTCGGGAGCAACCATCCATGTCACTCATGGCACGAGTCTACCTTCCGATCCTTCTTGCGCATCCCCTACCGGAAATGTTTCCATACCTCTGAACACTCCCTCTTATTATATCAAAGCGATTGCTTGCAAATCGGGTTTTACCGACTCTGATATTTATACGAGCGCAGCTTATACAGTCACCGGGACTGTTCCGGCTCCATCTCTTTCGGGACCAGCCGGTGTCCTAAACACGCTTACTTTAACGGAAAATTCCCCTCCCTCGGGACAAACTTTATGTTATCGAATCGGCGCTGATCCGGAATGTTCGGCAACTAACGGAGGTTCTGCCCTAAATACGGGAGGATTTTGCGCTTCGGGAACAGTAGCCTATACCGCTCCCGTTCCTATCAACGTAAGCAGTGACTTCAGAGCGAGAGCCTGTAGCAATAATTATATCCAATCTTCTGTGATCCAACAAACGGTAACCATCGGCGGAACGGTAGGAACAGTTAGTTTTTCTCCGGATCCGAATACTGTCGCTAACAATGATTATACCACAACTTTAAGCGCTTCAGGATCTTCTGTCATATACTACCGCACGGATGGAATCAATCCTGATTGTACAGGTGTAGGAGCAACAGCGGGAAATTCCATCAGCATCACTCAAAATTCCTTTTCGATCAAAGCCATAGGATGCGCAGCTTTGACAAATCCTTCCGCGGTTGTTACAAAAACATCCAATTTGCAAGTGGCGACGCCGACTCTCACCTCACCGGGAGCCGACGGAACTTTTGACAGCGATATTGTCGCCGTTTGGGGAACTGTGACAACCGGCGCAACGATACTTTACAGAATCGATGCGTCTACTCCGGATTGTGCGGCACCCGCTGCATCAGGAACCTATACTTTTTCCAGTTGGATCAATCTCCCCGTGGCAGGTTCGGGAGGAATCCACAATATGCGTGTTATCGGGTGCAAAACAGGTTACGGGTCAGCTTCCGCAGCCACAGGAACTTTCACCTTCACTGCCGCCACTCCCGTTTATAAAATAGGTACAAGTATTTTTTCGCCTGCTACAGCGACATTACCTTCCACAACCTTACTGCTTTCAACTGCAACCGGAGGAGCTAATATATGTTTGTTGGATACGGGTTCCAGTCCGGCTTGCAATACAAGCGGAGGTTGCTCGGTAGGAACTGCATCCAATCAATTCCAGCATAATACGACAGGAACCAAAACGGTAAAAGCAATCGCTTGTAAAACAGACTACTTAGGTTCCGCAGTCGAATCAAAAACTTTCACATTGGATTCTCCCAAACTTAGAATCTTTCTCTCGGAAACAACCACCGATGGAAATCGTTCTACCGTAAGTGCAGATGCCTTGTGCAATTCGGACGCAGGCCGACCTTATACGGGTTCCGCTTATAAAGCACTTAGAATGGGTGGAGGAAGAAACGGAACCACCGACTGGATCATGTTAAAGGGTTGGGACTATTACCGGGCGGACGGAACTACTCTTATAGGATCAAGTTTGCCAGCGGGACCCGGTTGGACGAGCGGAACTCTTTCCAACTCCATCAGCTCTACGGCCGGGAATGTCTTTACTGGGATTGAGATGGATGGTAGCGGGAATTTTATCGAAAGCGGAACCGTTTGTAGCGGTTGGGCAACAAATCTTGGAAGCGTATATGCACGTTCGGGGGTTTCGAGCGTAAATTCGAATGCCGCTTTTTCCGCAGGAGCTAATCCTTGTTCTACGACCTCCAAACTTTACTGCATGGAACAACCGATTGGTGCAAAAAGGATCTTCCTGACAAATGCCACCGTATCCGGAGCGGTCGGATTGTCCGGAGCGGACAGCGCTTGCAATAGTGACGCAAACAAACCGACAACGGGGACTTACAAAGCCTTGATTTCAACATCCGCACGAACTCCCGGCAGTGATTGGCCGCTTGCCGCCAACACATTGTATTTACGACCGGATCAAATAACCCCGACAGGAATCACGAATGGTTCCAAACAATTCGTTTTCCCTTTGATCAATTCTATTTCTACGGTAAGCGGAACTCAGAACGTATTCACCGGAATCGATACAAGCACGAGCACTTGGACCACCGGCGACAATTGTTCCAATTTTTCCGATATCACCCTATTCAGTTCCATCCTGAAAGGTTCCTCGAATGCGACAAGCCAATCCGCTTTGAATGACGGAAGCGCAAACTGCTTATTAGCATCCGCACTCATTTATTGCGTAGAACAATAATTATACTACTTCCTGTTTCGATGTGGCCATCTTTCTCTTCTGTTTCCATTCTTTGGCGGCAAGTGTAAGTCCTCCCCCCGCCCCATCCACAAAATGTACTTCTTGAGAAGCGCCTGCCTTTAAAATACAAGTCATAAGGGATTTAGTGGATACGAAATGTCCGAATAAAATGAGTCCGTCCGATTCCATGTTTTCCAAAAACTGTTCCAATGCGATCCTGCTTTTTTTAGAACCGTGAATTACCATCTTCAACGTACCGTCAAACTTGCGAAAGTCGGCGGATCTCGCCTGATATTCTTTTAATTTATCCAAACGGTAATGAGAGGACTTCAAGGGAATTTTGTATTTGATCGCCATGGACACCGCCAATTTTTCAAATTTGATTTTTGCAAGTCTCAGATAATACTCGATTCCTTTTTTACCGTTGCTATGTACCAATGCTTCTTTCTCTTGATAAGGCCCTTTGTCCAATTCCAGTTGAGATAGAGGAACGGGATGATAATCTTCCTCTTCTCCGAATTCCATCCGAATAAAATTTAACACTCGTGATATGATCTTTGCAGTGGACTCGTAATCTTTGCGGGTAGGTTCCACTATCATGGAAACCACTTCTCCCTTTTCGCTGGGAATATCCTGCCATCTACAGGTAAAGCCGGTAAAGTCGGCGTCTGTTGTTCTTTCCGTTTCGCGGACAAGAAAAGACTCGTCTTCCTGTGATTTAACCCAAGACTCGGCAAGATCCAATCCGTTTCCGAAAATCAAACACTGGTTATAATGAATGGAGGCTTCGAACTTGCTCAAATAAACTGTCGCGCCTCGTTTGTACAACTCCTGTACCGGAACGATCCCAGCTTTCATCTCCAGATCGAATGTGGTTCTGATTTTACCGATCGTATCCGCAATGGCGGAACGAACAGAAGGCAAATAAGTGATAGGAAGTAAAAAAGTAACTCCGTCTCCTCCAAACACAAATGGAAAATCCATATGCCCGTAAACGTTTGCCACAGCGATTGCAATGAGTCCGCCTGCAGTGTTTACATCTTTGTAGCGCCCATTATCGATTGCTTTTGTAGAACCTGCGATATCCGTGATCAGTAAAAACCAATCTTCCGGTACAGGCAAAAATTGATTCCCTTCAAAAACGGAACGAAAGTCGCTGCTTCTATTTAAGGTTTGGTAAAAATCATCCACTCGTAAAGTTTAAACCTCCCATAGGTTCCCGAAACTACTTTATTTTCTTTCTTGCAAGCTCCCCGCTTTTCCCGATCTTAGATGGTAGAATATGAACAAAGTTTTACTTCGATTGAGTTTTTCTATCTTCCTGGTTTTCGGATTTATCGGAACTTCCTATTTTTTTAGTTTTTATATCACAGAACTCCGTGCGGATGAAAGAGAGGCTTGGTTGGATAAAAAAGCCTGGGACATCACAAATAAACTTACAGATGAAGAATTAGTAGGACAAACCATTCATATTGCCATCCCTTCCAAAACAGTAGATGCAATCGCTACAGAAGAAATTCAAAAAACAAAACCGGGTGGAATTATTTTATTCGGAAAGAACCTGGGCAAAAAACAGGAAATCATTTCTTTAACGTCTAACTTACAACAGACGGCAAGTTCCGAAGGCTTACAACCGTTTTTGATTTCCACGGATCAGGAAGGAGGAAGGGTGTTCCGTGTTCAG
The nucleotide sequence above comes from Leptospira kobayashii. Encoded proteins:
- a CDS encoding chitobiase/beta-hexosaminidase C-terminal domain-containing protein yields the protein MKLKRSPWEFISLSNFLKQFLGWDRYSIGGTAKNILGKNLKIQIETRANFDTSPVIESLEIVSSGSFHFDKSYSDRTTYKISLIASPSDPTQVCEVTGSEGMINGSNVTSVGVECGEAIYVQTPVFSPPPSEYYLAQSVQITSATDGAKIYYSLNGISPDCSGSNGTVYSGSVSLAAPTAPPTIESHDLRAIACKADKSSFTQRGDYTITNGLLGTPNFNIPPGTYTTAQSLTMTPPGSPIGIAIHYTTDNSAPTCTSTSGTSVAISASTTIRAISCLAGYTRSSETSGYYEITGTVAAPNFSMSGGTYYNDQTLTLSSPTSGASIRYNLTIGSTPSNPDCSSSTLYTTPLTINQDDTRIVAIACRSGWADSTFSSQTYRLTVADPILSPVSGDYSSNISVSASTTTSGANIHYRVGASASCSDSTTAPSLNITGSETINNVYSIACKSNYTSSAIISGIYTMTGTLPTPVFSLAAGAYGGSQSVTVSAGAGSPSGTSIHYTTDGSGPTCASATSPNPITVAASSTIIAIACKSSPAWISSSVVSASYTINGQLTAPSFSANPGLVSGIYENEQTITISSDPGTTIYYTVGNGSHTPPTCGTGSVGTSATISANTNNVIKAIACRASYTDSNVSTSVSYNLKANIPSPSVSSGVYQIAQNIGFSSTTSGATIHVTHGTSLPSDPSCASPTGNVSIPLNTPSYYIKAIACKSGFTDSDIYTSAAYTVTGTVPAPSLSGPAGVLNTLTLTENSPPSGQTLCYRIGADPECSATNGGSALNTGGFCASGTVAYTAPVPINVSSDFRARACSNNYIQSSVIQQTVTIGGTVGTVSFSPDPNTVANNDYTTTLSASGSSVIYYRTDGINPDCTGVGATAGNSISITQNSFSIKAIGCAALTNPSAVVTKTSNLQVATPTLTSPGADGTFDSDIVAVWGTVTTGATILYRIDASTPDCAAPAASGTYTFSSWINLPVAGSGGIHNMRVIGCKTGYGSASAATGTFTFTAATPVYKIGTSIFSPATATLPSTTLLLSTATGGANICLLDTGSSPACNTSGGCSVGTASNQFQHNTTGTKTVKAIACKTDYLGSAVESKTFTLDSPKLRIFLSETTTDGNRSTVSADALCNSDAGRPYTGSAYKALRMGGGRNGTTDWIMLKGWDYYRADGTTLIGSSLPAGPGWTSGTLSNSISSTAGNVFTGIEMDGSGNFIESGTVCSGWATNLGSVYARSGVSSVNSNAAFSAGANPCSTTSKLYCMEQPIGAKRIFLTNATVSGAVGLSGADSACNSDANKPTTGTYKALISTSARTPGSDWPLAANTLYLRPDQITPTGITNGSKQFVFPLINSISTVSGTQNVFTGIDTSTSTWTTGDNCSNFSDITLFSSILKGSSNATSQSALNDGSANCLLASALIYCVEQ
- the tig gene encoding trigger factor produces the protein MEFTAKKNNNASCDLTITFNAAEVEVAYKKAYERAKEKVKIPGFRPGKAPLDMVEKVLGDSVIDDAANVMLNQAMADLFDKLEHKPIRIPQFQVESFDRKTGAKAKATYDTKPEVTLPKLKKIKIQPKEIKIADADIQKELEGMQKNLARNSLKEEGDKVEATDLLEINYKFKEEGKDFPDAYQTGKFQMGATQNPPGFEDNLLGMKMNDEKEFNFRYPDSFPQSPESAGKTLIYIVKVTAIYKVTYPDINDDFASEVDGSANLQELKDKTKKQLEEIFVSALKKKAIDEAYTDIIKESKFIIPESLIKEETDGVFHNFIHEFGLPHTTLPEYAKRLGKEESEVRESFGKAAEKRIQTYLLKHKIGEEYKITISDEEWEEGYEKEAKTQGIPTESLKKEVQKQKAETFYRDKFLFDKIDEFVYGEVDKKSPKSVSIEEAEKLLSGKE
- a CDS encoding TenA family protein, giving the protein MSEPFPIPPFAKACKEKAKDAFGASFIHPFVVALADGSLASETFRFYQIQDAKYLESFSDACAILSTKASDPKDKLWLIDAARMSLVVENELHLNYGKKLGYDAKTIADTEPTPNNLAYQNHMVSAALKGSSVEGLSAIAPCPWLYIELGQHLLQKMGTIPNDHPYGDWLRMYSDPGFNEYMKNLLALLQKWADQTDAGTREKAILAFEKSVHYEWMFWDQAWTKQTWHH
- a CDS encoding arylesterase, producing MKLFLILLFSSVFLSCSDSSKETESETAKQESSPTEPRIIFFGDSLTAGYGLLDYEEAWPHLVVSRLKKEGFHYQITNAGVSGDTTSGGLGRIDWVLSQKPDIFVLELGANDMLRGISPKITRSNLKSMIQKVKSSYPDCKILLVGMRATPNLGKKYAAEFDSIYPDLAKEEDLSFIPFLLEKVATIRKLNQKDGIHPTSEGHKLVAETVYPYLKKLAEK
- a CDS encoding DUF3095 domain-containing protein — protein: MDDFYQTLNRSSDFRSVFEGNQFLPVPEDWFLLITDIAGSTKAIDNGRYKDVNTAGGLIAIAVANVYGHMDFPFVFGGDGVTFLLPITYLPSVRSAIADTIGKIRTTFDLEMKAGIVPVQELYKRGATVYLSKFEASIHYNQCLIFGNGLDLAESWVKSQEDESFLVRETERTTDADFTGFTCRWQDIPSEKGEVVSMIVEPTRKDYESTAKIISRVLNFIRMEFGEEEDYHPVPLSQLELDKGPYQEKEALVHSNGKKGIEYYLRLAKIKFEKLAVSMAIKYKIPLKSSHYRLDKLKEYQARSADFRKFDGTLKMVIHGSKKSRIALEQFLENMESDGLILFGHFVSTKSLMTCILKAGASQEVHFVDGAGGGLTLAAKEWKQKRKMATSKQEVV